In Garra rufa chromosome 15, GarRuf1.0, whole genome shotgun sequence, a single genomic region encodes these proteins:
- the fgf17 gene encoding fibroblast growth factor 17, translated as MYGINQRCLYITFHFFVVWCHAQGEKNHPSPNFKQYVREQGSLTDQLSRRQVRVYQLYSRTSGRHVQIQGKRVSATAEDGNTFARLYVETDTFGSRVRIKGAESGRYLCMNRRGKLVGKPNGRGRDCIFTEIVLENNYTAFQNAKYEGWYVAFSRKGRPIKASKTRENQREVHFIKRLHKGPLPFPNSDQPKHFEFISFPPTRRAKRNRKSHSAS; from the exons ATGTATGGAATAAATCAGCGCTGCTTGTACAT TACTTTTCACTTCTTCGTGGTATGGTGTCACGCAcag GGGGAGAAGAATCACCCTTCTCCTAATTTTAAGCAGTATGTGAGGGAACAGGGCTCACTGACGGACCAGCTGAGCCGGCGGCAGGTTCGAGTCTATCAGCTGTACAGCCGAACCAGCGGTCGACACGTGCAGATCCAGGGCAAGAGAGTGAGCGCCACCGCCGAGGACGGAAACACTTTCG CCAGACTTTATGTGGAGACGGACACCTTCGGAAGTCGTGTTCGGATCAAAGGAGCAGAAAGTGGCAGATACCTGTGCATGAACCGCAGGGGGAAGCTAGTAGGCAAA CCTAATGGGAGAGGACGGGACTGCATCTTCACAGAGATCGTCCTGGAGAACAATTACACTGCTTTCCAGAATGCTAAATATGAGGGCTGGTACGTGGCCTTCAGCAGAAAAGGTCGGCCCATCAAGGCTTCCAAAACCAGGGAGAACCAGCGGGAAGTTCACTTCATCAAGCGCCTCCACAAAGGACCGCTCCCCTTCCCAAACTCGGACCAACCCAAACACTTCGAGTTCATCAGCTTTCCACCGACCCGCCGGGCGAAACGCAACAGAAAATCCCACTCTGCTTCCTAA